The Vibrio bathopelagicus genomic sequence CCAGCCCTCCAGGGCGAGTTAAGGTGTGCGGCGAGTCAAGTGCGCAGTATGGCTATGATGTGTGTTAAACCAATAGTGGCAGCGCCTCACAAGCAACTAGGTACATCACTGATTGAATTGATGGTGGCCTCTGTGATTGGCGTGTTCGCTATTTCGATTATTGGCAGTGTGTTTATTACGGGGCAGAGAATCGCAAAAGATAAAGGCATCGAGCTATTACTGCTACAAAATTTAACCAGCACCATGCAGGTGATGAAAGAGGATATCCAACGAGCAGGCTACGATAGCTCAAACGGCTACTCAATCAAGTTATCTGGCGCGAGTAACACCATCCAAGTGAGTGGCGGTGTGGCGGTGGGTTTTGTTTATTTCAGAGATGATCTAGCGACGGAAAAATACCGAAATATTGTTTATATCAAAGATGGTGCAGAGCTCAATATATGTGATGCAGGCAAAGATCTAGTCGAAGAGCTCATGACCTTTAATGAGGTAACCGACCAACGATGTTACTCGCTTTTTGACGAAAACATTATTGATGTTGATGAGTTCAACATTACGTCTCAGGTATTAGAGCAGAATTCGATTAAGAGCACGCTCACTAATATCAGCATTACAGCGTCAATTCCAACCGCAGGTGTTTCCAAATCGGTTTCGGTTTCCATTAAACAAAGGAACTGGCAATGATGATGTTTAGAAAGCAGCGTGGTGTGGTGACTTTATTGATTACGTCGGTGCTTTTAATTGGTACTTTAGTGGTGACGTTAGGCACGTACCGTAGTGTATTCCATCAAATTAAAGTAGCTCAAAATGAAGTGCAAGGAAGGCAAAACCACTGGCGTTCGGAAGGTGGTTTAGAGTGTACTTATTCCTATCTACGTGAGCTAGATAAAACCGTTTTAGATATCAAAGATGCGAGTGCTCGGCCTGCTGACTTTTCCGATTGGTGTTCTCCATATGACAGTGAACCCCAAATTGAGGTTTCAGACAGTGCGAGTTCCATTGCTTATATTATTGCATCTACAACTGATACACAGCTGCTGTCTAAAACCATTCGTGAGAGCTCTCAGTTAGGAAGTGGGGCGATTCAATCAACAGGGCCGATTGAGTTCATCGGTACATTGAGCCTAAAGCCTACAGTAAAAGAAGAACCGATCAGCGGTAATGAATATGAATGCGTTAGTGTTACTTTTGCCGACCTTTTTACCTACCAATACGATTCAACACATGGTGATTCAGGACAAACGCTAGGCTTAGAAGTGCTCGACCCAAGTGCCGACGGTCCGTTCTCTGGTTTTGATGGCGTGTGTGATAGCGAATATAAAACGGAGATCCCCAAAGGCAATTCAGGAAGTCGCTATTCAATCTATGCGCCAGATTCCTCTCAAGGAATGAATCCGCCTCCATTCAAAAAAGACTTTAACCCTGACCCTGAGATGAATCCGTTTTATACCTTTTTTGGTATCGCGAAAACGGATCAAAATATTGTCGACTTATCACAAGACACAGACCTTTTTAAGCACGTACAGATATTGAATGCGGCAGAGTGCGGTTCTGAAATCATGGACCATTTCACTCTAGGGCAAACCAAGGGATTGTGGGTTGAGGGAAATTGCCATATCAATTCAGCGGTTGCTGCCGCTAACAATCAATCTCAACTTCTGGTGATTCAAGATGGTGTGCTCGCGTTAAATGGTGCCATGACTTACAACGGTGTGATTTATCATTTGGTCGATTATCAAAAGAGCCATGTTAAAACTCGTATAGATGACTTCTGGGGAGCGCTTGTTACTCCCAATGTATTTGCACCTTTTATCAAAGACATCGATGACACTAGCGTCCTGAAAAAAAGTGTCGGGATTCAATTTGCTTCTGGTTTGCCTTCAGGTGGCCTTATCTTTGATTCACCACTTGGTGTGACGACGATTGTGGGGGATATGGACTTAGATTTCCGTTCAGAGTCGAATCCGAGTGATCCGCTTTCGATTTATCAATGGAAGCGAGGC encodes the following:
- a CDS encoding PilW family protein, producing the protein MAMMCVKPIVAAPHKQLGTSLIELMVASVIGVFAISIIGSVFITGQRIAKDKGIELLLLQNLTSTMQVMKEDIQRAGYDSSNGYSIKLSGASNTIQVSGGVAVGFVYFRDDLATEKYRNIVYIKDGAELNICDAGKDLVEELMTFNEVTDQRCYSLFDENIIDVDEFNITSQVLEQNSIKSTLTNISITASIPTAGVSKSVSVSIKQRNWQ